In one window of Arachis ipaensis cultivar K30076 chromosome B06, Araip1.1, whole genome shotgun sequence DNA:
- the LOC107646623 gene encoding uncharacterized protein LOC107646623 — translation MQSPKYKPYAPPPSPLTLPPSQLKIEPKIPVEAEPKTVLVQSTVEKPRQWNNGNNDFHRETTHHGKHGHESREKSIHKKVSDSEDSGMKVITIAGENRGAYMELVQSQKKHEPSYLHKKGIVTDHGSEWESSSGGEGSSKQKHKNGKGRGTSSFPMAAYMNSNVQCVNNSLLYNTSCSHHDPGVRLSLSKKPFGDGYHIKEHLEGPSV, via the coding sequence ATGCAATCCCCAAAGTACAAACCATATGCTCCACCACCCTCTCCTCTTACCCTGCCACCTTCTCAGCTGAAGATAGAGCCTAAGATCCCCGTGGAGGCAGAGCCCAAAACCGTTCTCGTTCAGAGCACCGTTGAGAAGCCTCGCCAGTGGAACAACGGCAACAACGATTTCCACAGGGAAACAACCCACCATGGAAAACACGGCCATGAATCCAGAGAGAAAAGCATTCATAAGAAGGTTTCAGATTCAGAGGACTCTGGGATGAAGGTCATAACAATTGCAGGGGAAAACAGAGGAGCATACATGGAACTTGTCCAATCCCAGAAGAAGCATGAACCTAGCTATCTTCACAAGAAGGGCATTGTTACAGATCACGGCAGCGAATGGGAGAGCTCGAGCGGCGGAGAAGGTAGCTCAAAGCAGAAGCATAAGAATGGAAAAGGAAGAGGAACTTCTTCGTTCCCAATGGCTGCTTACATGAACAGCAATGTGCAGTGTGTCAACAACTCTCTTCTTTATAACACTTCTTGCTCCCACCATGACCCGGGTGTGCGCCTTTCACTCTCCAAGAAACCCTTTGGCGACGGTTACCATATCAAGGAACATCTTGAAGGCCCCTCCGTTTAA